Proteins from a single region of Urocitellus parryii isolate mUroPar1 chromosome 4, mUroPar1.hap1, whole genome shotgun sequence:
- the Or2k2 gene encoding olfactory receptor 2K2: MQGENFTIWSFFFLEGFSQYPRLEIVLFIFSLVMYLITLVGNSILILITILDSQLQTPMYLFLGNLSFMDICYTSASIPMLLVNLLSSRKTIIFSGCAVQMYLSLAMGSTECVLLVVMAYDRYVAICNPLRYPIIMNRQVCVQLATISWGTGCLTALLETTFALQTPLCGNLIDHFTCEILAVLKLACTSSLLMDMIMLVVSILLLPIPMLLICISYVFILSTILRISSAEGRHKTFSTCGAHLTVVILYYGAALSMYLRPSSSNSQEIDKIISLLYGVLTPMLNPIIYSLRNKEVKDAMKKLLGKILSHQT; encoded by the coding sequence atgcaAGGAGAAAATTTCACCATTTGGagcttttttttcctggaaggatTTTCCCAATACCCAAGGTTAGAGATTGTTCTCTTCATCTTCAGCCTTGTAATGTATCTGATTACCCTCGTGGGTAATAGCATTCTTATTTTAATCACTATCCTGGATTCACAGCTTCAAACCCCTATGTACTTGTTCCTTGGAAATCTCTCTTTCATGGATATTTGTTACACATCTGCATCTATTCCTATGTTGCTGGTGAACTTGCTGTCATCCCGAAAAACCATTATCTTTTCAGGGTGTGCTGTACAAATGTATCTGTCCCTTGCCATGGGCTCCACAGAGTGTGTGCTTCTGGTTGTGATGGCTTATGACCGTTATGTGGCCATTTGCAACCCGCTGAGATACCCCATCATCATGAACAGGCAGGTCTGTGTGCAGTTGGCCACCATTTCCTGGGGGACGGGCTGTCTGACTGCCCTGTTGGAAACCACTTTTGCCCTGCAGACACCCCTCTGTGGGAATCTTATTGACCACTTCACTTGTGAAATCCTGGCAGTGCTCAAGTTAGCTTGCACAAGTTCACTGCTCATGGACATGATCATGCTGGTGGTCAGCATTCTCCTCCTGCCCATTCCAATGCTCTTAATTTGCATCTCGTATGTCTTCATCCTCTCTACTATTCTGAGAATCAGCTCAGCAGAGGGGAGACACAAAACGTTTTCTACTTGTGGTGCACATTTGACTGTGGTGATCTTATATTATGGGGCTGCCCTATCCATGTACCTAAGACCTTCTTCATCAAACTCACAAGAAATAGACAAAATCATCTCATTGCTTTATGGAGTGCTTACTCCTATGTTAAACCCCATAATTTATAGCTTAAGAAACAAGGAAGTAAAAGATGCTATGAAAAAATTGCTGGGCAAGATATTATCACATCAAACATGA